In the Sebastes fasciatus isolate fSebFas1 chromosome 20, fSebFas1.pri, whole genome shotgun sequence genome, one interval contains:
- the chst3b gene encoding carbohydrate sulfotransferase 3b translates to MRIKYTISIVFFVVLVIIEKENNIISRVSDKLALKQTPQTPLQPSGVSHILLKHNGSLTSLSKVDSAFMLMKRRLENYSQHQQVATGGRKHILLLATTRTGSSFVGEFFNQQGDNMFYLFEPLWHVEKMLTLETGGTNATAAAKAYREVLQQLLLCDFSLLESFIEPLPVDHITAALFRRESSSSLCEESVCSPVVKGVFEPYRCRTRRCGPLNLTMASQSCLQKDHRAIKSVRVRQLENLRPLAEDPRLDVKFIQLVRDPRAVLASRMVAFEAKYKNWKQWAADGDVPIDDYEVRKLKGNCDNIRMSAEIGLRQPPWLRRRYMLVRYEDIARFPMRKATEMYKFTGIPFTPQVKSWILKNTQASKETSGVYSTQKNSSEQVEKWRFRLPFKIAQVVQKVCGRTLKLFGYKIVTSEEMLTDKSISLIEDKVFNFV, encoded by the exons ATGAGGATCAAATACACAATATCCATCGTCTTTTTTGTGGTACTTGTTATCATTGAGAAGGAAAACAACATTATCTCAAG GGTGTCAGATAAGCTCGCCTTAAAGCAGACCCCCCAGACTCCGCTACAGCCCAGTGGTGTCTCCCACATACTGTTGAAGCACAATGGTTCCTTAACATCACTCAGCAAGGTGGACTCGGCCTTCATGCTAATGAAGCGGCGCCTGGAGAACTACAGCCagcaccagcaggtggcgacgGGGGGCAGGAAACACATCCTCCTGTTAGCCACCACCAGGACGGGCTCCTCGTTCGTTGGCGAGTTCTTCAACCAGCAGGGCGACAACATGTTTTACCTGTTTGAGCCGCTGTGGCACGTGGAGAAGATGCTGACACTGGAGACCGGCGGCACCAACGCCACGGCGGCAGCCAAGGCGTACCGCGAAgtgctccagcagctcctcctgtgCGACTTCTCCCTGCTGGAGAGCTTCATTGAACCCCTCCCGGTGGACCACATCACCGCCGCCCTCTTCCGCCGGGAGTCCAGCAGCTCTCTGTGCGAGGAGTCGGTCTGCAGCCCCGTCGTCAAAGGGGTCTTTGAGCCTTATCGCTGCAGGACCAGACGCTGTGGGCCCCTGAACCTGACCATGGCGTCTCAGTCCTGCCTCCAAAAGGATCACAGGGCCATCAAGTCAGTGAGGGTGCGCCAGCTGGAGAACCTCCGTCCTCTGGCTGAGGACCCGCGCCTCGACGTGAAGTTCATTCAGCTGGTTCGGGATCCTCGGGCGGTACTAGCCTCGCGCATGGTGGCCTTTGAAGCCAAATACAAGAACTGGAAGCAGTGGGCTGCGGATGGGGATGTGCCCATTGATGACTATGAAGTGAGAAAGCTGAAAGGGAACTGCGACAACATCAGGATGTCAGCGGAGATCGGCCTCAGGCAGCCACCGTGGCTGCGCAGGCGCTACATGCTGGTGCGGTACGAGGACATCGCCCGGTTCCCCATGAGGAAGGCGACGGAGATGTACAAGTTCACTGGAATCCCGTTCACTCCACAAGTGAAATCCTGGATCCTGAAGAACACCCAGGCCTCCAAGGAGACCAGCGGAGTTTACTCCACACAGAAAAACTCCTCCGAACAAGTAGAGAAGTGGCGGTTCCGCTTACCGTTCAAAATAGCTCAGGTTGTACAGAAAGTTTGTGGACGAACGCTGAAGCTTTTCGGGTATAAAATTGTTACCAGCGAAGAAATGCTGACTGATAAGTCTATCAGTCTGATTGAGGACAAAGTGTTCAACTTTGTATAG
- the ghitm gene encoding growth hormone-inducible transmembrane protein translates to MLVARLTCLRSLPLSGLRPVLSQSSPALRGSTMKACPPLLRPQQGFSSKARFGFGRGKTARDKLKEAAFEPATDTAIRIDSMGRIILAGGAAVGLGALCYYGLGMSNEIGAIEKAVIWPQYVKDRIHSTYMYFAGSIGLTALSAVAVSRTPAMMGLMMRGSWLAIGATFAAMIGAGMLVRSISYEHSPMPKHLAWMLHAGVMGAVIAPLTLLGGPLVMRAAWYTAGIVGGLSTVAMCAPSEKFLNMGGPLAVGFGVVFASSIGSMFLPPHSAFGAGLYSVAIYGGLILFSMFLLYDTQKVIKRAETHPLYGVQKYDPINACMGIYMDTLNIFMRMVMILSGGGGKRK, encoded by the exons ATGTTGGTTGCGAGGCTGACGTGTCTGAGgagtcttcctctctctgggcTCCGTCCTGTGTTGTCACAGAGCTCTCCAGCCCTGAGAGGATCCACCATGAAGGCCTGTCCACCTCTGCTCAGGCCCCAGCAG GGTTTTTCCTCTAAGGCCAGATTTGGTTTCGGCCGCGGGAAGACGGCCAGGGACAAGCTCAAAGAAGCAGCTTTTGAGCCAGCAACAGATACCGCCATTAGAA TTGACAGCATGGGAAGAATAATCCTGGCTGGAGGAGCAGCAGTTGGCCTCGGAGCTCTGTGCTACTATGGACTCGGCATGTCCAATGAAATCGGTGCCATTGAGAAAGCAGT GATCTGGCCTCAGTACGTGAAGGACAGGATCCACTCCACCTACATGTACTTTGCAGGCAGTATTGGACTGACGGCTTTGTCAGCTGTAGCAGTGAGCAGAACCCCGGCCATGATGGGTCTGATGATGAGAGGATCCTGGCTG GCTATTGGAGCAACTTTTGCGGCTATGATTGGTGCCGGCATGCTGGTCAGGTCCATTTCATATGAGCACAGCCCAATGCCCAAACATCTCGCTTGGATGCTCCATGCAG gTGTGATGGGCGCTGTCATCGCTCCTCTGACTCTCCTGGGAGGGCCTCTGGTGATGAGGGCCGCCTGGTACACCGCAGGAATCGTGGGAGGTCTGTCCACTGTGGCCATGTGTGCCCCAAGTGAGAAGTTCCTCAATATGGGCGGGCCATTGGCTGTTGGCTTCGGAGTGGTCTTCGCTTCTTCTATCG GATCAATGTTCCTGCCGCCTCACTCGGCGTTCGGAGCAGGCCTGTACTCGGTGGCCATCTACGGAGGTCTGATCCTGTTCAGCATGTTCCTCCTCTACGACACACAAAAGGTCATCAAGAGGGCAGAGACACACCCGCTCTATGGTGTACAGAAATACGACCCCATTAACGC GTGTATGGGGATTTACATGGACACACTGAACATCTTcatgaggatggtgatgattCTGTCTGGTGGCGGTGGTAAAAGGAAGTAA